The Neptunomonas concharum genomic interval TGATCGATGTCCGCTACAAAGGTAACAGCACCAACACCTTGCGCCAGTAGAGAAAGCAAGAGGACACAAAGACTGCGTTTAAAAATAATCAAACCTAGCATTCCCACAATAAAAAGATACGCATTCAATTATCGGCTCATGAATAAAAATTTTAACCAAAAGCGTTCTGCTTGGTCTATCTAGCTACAGGCTGTTAGAATGCAGCCAAACACCAGCGCAAAAACTGCAGCGCTAGAATAAAAACCCACTTCAGCGTTATATAGATTAACTATACAAGTGGACAAAGATTAAGGATACCTTTTGAGTAATAACACCATTGCCCAACTTATGGCCGAACGTTTTCGAGGTTATCTGCCTGTTGTTATCGATGTTGAAACCGCTGGGTTTAATGCTCGTACGGATGCGCTACTCGAGATAGCTGCTGTTACTTTAACAATGGATGAGCAAGGTTATCTCATCCCAGACCAGAGCGTTATGGCCGAAGTGGAGCCCTTTGAAGGCGCTAATTTAGAGCGTTCTGCACTTGAATTTACCGGCATTGATCCTTTTGACCCCAACCGAGAGTCGATTCCCGAAAGTGAAGCCCTCGAAAAAATTTTCAAGCCTATACGCAAAGCAGTGAAAGCACATGGATGTAAACGCGCAATCTTAGTGGGTCACAATGCATCTTTTGATCATGGTTTCGTTAACGCAGCAGCCAACCGTGTCGATATCAAAAGAAACCCTTTCCACCCCTTCTCCTCCTTCGATACAGCAACACTAGCCGGACTTGCTTATGGACAAACAGTGTTAGCAAAAGCATGCGATGTGGCAGGCATTCCCTTCGATGGAAAAAAAGCC includes:
- the rnt gene encoding ribonuclease T — its product is MAERFRGYLPVVIDVETAGFNARTDALLEIAAVTLTMDEQGYLIPDQSVMAEVEPFEGANLERSALEFTGIDPFDPNRESIPESEALEKIFKPIRKAVKAHGCKRAILVGHNASFDHGFVNAAANRVDIKRNPFHPFSSFDTATLAGLAYGQTVLAKACDVAGIPFDGKKAHSALYDTEKTADLFCSIVNRWKDLGGWEMVLSLQDHD